A single Defluviitalea saccharophila DNA region contains:
- a CDS encoding hydrolase yields the protein MNHITREEALDLLKKYNKELFHIQHALTVEAVMKWYAKELGYGDEADYWGIVGLLHDIDFELYPDEHCLKAPELLREAGVGEDIIHSVVSHGYGITVGCGATIDVVPEHEMEKVLFAADELTGLIWAAALMRPSKSTKDMELKSLKKKYKSKGFAAGCSREVIERGAELLGWELDKLLSMTLQAMADSEDVINQQLQ from the coding sequence ATGAACCATATTACAAGAGAAGAGGCATTAGATTTATTAAAAAAATATAACAAGGAGCTTTTCCATATTCAGCATGCACTGACTGTTGAGGCTGTTATGAAATGGTATGCCAAAGAATTAGGCTATGGAGATGAGGCAGACTATTGGGGAATTGTTGGATTATTGCATGACATCGATTTCGAATTATATCCAGATGAACACTGTCTTAAAGCACCAGAATTGCTGCGTGAAGCTGGTGTAGGGGAAGATATAATTCATAGCGTTGTTTCTCATGGCTATGGAATTACTGTAGGATGTGGTGCTACAATTGATGTTGTCCCTGAGCATGAAATGGAGAAAGTCCTCTTTGCTGCAGATGAGTTAACAGGGCTAATTTGGGCGGCAGCTCTTATGCGTCCTTCAAAAAGTACAAAGGATATGGAACTAAAATCTCTTAAGAAGAAATACAAAAGCAAAGGTTTTGCTGCCGGCTGTTCAAGAGAAGTAATCGAGCGAGGTGCAGAGCTGCTAGGATGGGAGCTTGATAAGCTTCTTTCTATGACCCTTCAGGCAATGGCCGATAGCGAAGATGTCATTAATCAGCAGCTACAATAG
- a CDS encoding DUF2812 domain-containing protein, with protein MGETKLKIRFYTIADFKEEEIWLREEHKKGWKLTKMVPPYFYHFEKCPPEDVIYRLDFRNNKENEDYMQMVQDYGWEYLGHCVGWLYFRKSTSSITNENDGEIFSDNTSRANMISHIMKTRMLPLLIIFLSCVIPNTLKMFDSAVSAVFTVFWSLMLVLYIYLLVHCSLKLRALKKDLE; from the coding sequence ATGGGTGAAACCAAATTAAAAATTCGTTTTTATACAATTGCCGACTTTAAGGAAGAAGAAATATGGCTAAGAGAAGAACATAAGAAAGGCTGGAAGCTGACTAAAATGGTTCCTCCCTATTTCTATCATTTTGAAAAATGCCCACCGGAAGATGTGATCTATAGACTTGATTTTAGAAACAACAAGGAAAATGAAGATTATATGCAAATGGTTCAGGATTACGGCTGGGAGTATCTCGGCCACTGTGTGGGCTGGCTGTATTTCAGAAAATCTACTTCCAGCATAACAAATGAGAATGACGGAGAGATTTTTTCTGACAACACTTCTCGTGCAAACATGATCTCACATATAATGAAAACACGTATGCTTCCACTTCTTATAATATTCCTGAGCTGTGTAATTCCTAATACATTAAAGATGTTTGATAGCGCTGTCAGTGCTGTATTTACTGTTTTCTGGTCACTAATGCTTGTTCTTTACATTTACCTTCTGGTACACTGCAGTCTTAAGCTCAGAGCACTGAAAAAAGACTTAGAATAG
- a CDS encoding PadR family transcriptional regulator — MNDKIRRIYIPMTETGFYILFCLQKPQHGYGISQQVKQMTNGEVTISPGTMYGTLSKMEKDGLIEFFCEENKRKLYKITSLGQEILNIEISRIERLYKNSREEI; from the coding sequence ATGAACGACAAAATTAGAAGAATATATATACCTATGACAGAAACAGGTTTTTATATCCTGTTTTGCCTTCAAAAGCCACAACATGGCTATGGAATTAGCCAACAGGTAAAGCAAATGACCAATGGTGAGGTTACCATTAGTCCGGGAACAATGTACGGGACACTATCAAAAATGGAAAAAGACGGCTTGATTGAATTCTTTTGCGAAGAGAACAAGCGAAAACTTTATAAAATAACCTCACTCGGACAAGAAATACTCAATATTGAAATAAGTCGAATTGAACGTTTATATAAAAACAGTCGGGAGGAGATATAA
- a CDS encoding helix-turn-helix transcriptional regulator, producing the protein MKNRLRKLREQKGLTQEQLGEIVGVSRQAINAIETEKFEPSIWLAYDISQVFGCTIEEVFLFEESPRKSRADSSRRRNTNGNKKLAI; encoded by the coding sequence ATGAAAAATCGACTTAGAAAATTAAGAGAGCAGAAAGGTTTAACCCAAGAGCAGCTGGGAGAGATAGTGGGTGTTTCCAGACAGGCAATTAACGCCATTGAAACAGAAAAGTTTGAACCCTCTATTTGGCTTGCTTACGACATATCACAAGTGTTTGGATGTACTATTGAAGAAGTATTTTTATTTGAAGAAAGTCCAAGAAAATCCCGTGCAGACAGCAGCAGAAGGAGGAATACAAATGGCAATAAGAAACTTGCGATATAA
- the def gene encoding peptide deformylase, producing MAIRNLRYNNDSILRKRCKEVTQIDDKIRQILEDMMDTLHHTENGAALAANQIGILKRLVVIDYCGYTLKLINPQIIESSGVQECIEGCLSFPNRFVKTIRPQKVTVRALNENGEEIIVTGEDKMAKCFCHELEHLDGEIFLDKAIEEIEI from the coding sequence ATGGCAATAAGAAACTTGCGATATAACAATGACAGCATTTTGCGTAAAAGATGTAAAGAAGTAACTCAGATTGATGACAAGATCAGGCAAATTCTTGAGGATATGATGGATACACTTCATCATACTGAAAACGGTGCTGCATTGGCAGCCAACCAAATAGGAATTCTAAAACGATTGGTAGTAATTGATTATTGTGGATATACGCTTAAACTAATCAATCCACAAATCATAGAATCTAGCGGTGTCCAAGAATGTATAGAAGGATGTCTTAGTTTTCCCAATCGTTTTGTAAAAACCATTCGTCCTCAAAAAGTGACAGTTAGAGCTTTGAATGAAAATGGTGAAGAAATTATAGTGACAGGCGAAGATAAAATGGCCAAATGCTTTTGCCATGAACTAGAGCACTTAGACGGAGAAATTTTTTTGGATAAAGCGATTGAGGAAATAGAGATATAA
- a CDS encoding methyl-accepting chemotaxis protein has translation MQQDHYNVQRVHRVNILITIVLVFLICIPVVLTRGITGAMAIIIAGLSVLIMSVIVYFLPIKNYVKGFCLSLLPCIVIIALFVADGYSLNKHYIILLTIAMVTLYFKKELILLLGLLIDMAYIFLFFSFPESLLGINKDLRGFFTVFFIINAIIILLYLLTKWGRQLIKDAYQKELEAENLVNKLTSAFNSIEEVSDLLDEHITSFKNDINTIYHSSKGIIESVEQMSNCIQEEAESGNIINDSMSQSVTKMGETINISKNIVMESQSMNAKVQEGWHKINQVTNYMDTVGSTISTTTLTVSDLQMSLERVNDLLNSIQAISNQTNLLALNAAIESARAGEHGKGFAVVAEEVRKLAEQSSRITSDIAEVTTELSNKSKEAQEQSIQGEASITEGRRLLKEISAYFEEIKNAYKNIDKGLSNGINEIALTVDNFARIQNQIENVSAISQQNAAATEEIISTVENEHSLITSINTAVAEIKELSQKLREMTKN, from the coding sequence ATGCAGCAAGATCATTACAATGTCCAAAGAGTTCATCGAGTGAATATTTTAATAACGATTGTTTTAGTTTTTTTAATCTGTATACCGGTTGTATTGACTAGGGGTATTACGGGGGCTATGGCGATTATCATAGCGGGGCTATCGGTCTTAATAATGAGCGTAATTGTTTATTTTTTACCAATCAAAAATTATGTAAAAGGATTTTGTCTGTCTTTATTGCCGTGCATAGTGATTATCGCGCTTTTCGTGGCAGATGGGTATAGTTTAAATAAGCACTATATTATACTTTTGACTATAGCTATGGTCACACTCTATTTTAAGAAAGAGCTCATTCTATTACTAGGGCTATTGATTGATATGGCATATATCTTTTTGTTTTTCTCATTCCCTGAAAGCTTGTTAGGGATCAATAAAGATCTTAGAGGATTTTTTACAGTCTTTTTTATTATAAATGCAATTATTATTCTATTGTACCTATTGACAAAGTGGGGGCGACAACTCATAAAAGATGCCTATCAAAAAGAGCTCGAAGCTGAAAATCTTGTAAACAAGTTAACGTCAGCTTTTAATTCAATCGAAGAAGTTTCGGATTTGCTTGATGAACATATTACGAGTTTTAAAAATGATATTAATACAATTTATCATTCAAGCAAAGGAATAATAGAATCCGTGGAACAAATGAGCAATTGTATACAGGAAGAAGCAGAAAGCGGAAATATCATCAATGACTCAATGAGTCAATCTGTGACTAAAATGGGTGAAACAATTAATATTAGTAAGAATATTGTTATGGAATCCCAAAGCATGAATGCAAAGGTTCAGGAAGGCTGGCATAAAATCAATCAAGTTACAAACTACATGGATACTGTTGGTTCTACTATCAGTACGACTACGCTGACGGTTTCTGATCTACAGATGAGTCTTGAAAGAGTAAATGATTTACTAAATAGTATCCAGGCAATCTCTAATCAGACAAATTTGCTAGCCCTAAATGCTGCAATTGAATCTGCACGGGCAGGGGAGCATGGAAAGGGATTTGCAGTAGTTGCCGAAGAAGTAAGAAAACTGGCAGAACAGAGTTCTCGTATTACTTCGGATATTGCTGAGGTAACCACAGAGTTATCGAATAAGTCGAAAGAAGCACAAGAACAATCCATCCAAGGTGAAGCTTCCATTACAGAGGGAAGAAGATTGCTTAAGGAGATTTCTGCGTATTTTGAAGAAATTAAAAACGCTTATAAAAATATTGATAAAGGGTTATCAAACGGGATAAACGAAATAGCGTTAACTGTGGACAATTTCGCCAGGATTCAAAATCAAATTGAAAACGTGTCTGCAATCTCGCAACAAAATGCAGCAGCAACTGAGGAGATTATATCAACTGTAGAAAACGAACACTCATTGATTACTTCGATTAACACAGCTGTTGCTGAAATAAAGGAGTTAAGTCAAAAACTTCGTGAAATGACAAAAAATTAG
- a CDS encoding Na/Pi cotransporter family protein has translation MEKSAGSGIRNLFKKFNKDRILNYGIGIGATALVQSSSATSIMTVGLAHANIVTVKQGAGFILGAKVGTTLTAFLFALSGIGKGSFNISYVFSAIAFVGVMIVFATSNETLNKIAPLLIGFGMLFIGMEVMETAIGGADSMLSIQLSKVFQYDIMQNPILLVILGILFTGIIQSSTAATGVFIAFLATGVIHSIDQSFFLVMGANIGTCIDGIMASLTTNANGKRIALFHLITSVIGAVSFLIILILFRTPIIGIFESLFPGRPQFSLATYNLIYNSNYTLVLLVFIDPLVDFVTSLVKDKQEKLEEVSYIDERFLQTPAVAIEQALRELYDMAILAKENLDRSFSSLVNEDMSESKKIAETEYRIDFLTNKITSFLIKISSVTKFAGDEKLIGGLHHVTNDIERLGDYAVLLAKETNYMKENNVKFLDQTKEELNKIYTHISEMFDLGFDAFTKRRTKNFKIISNIHKETKKLISTTRDEHVVRLSSEMYPVEVSKSIYNVLFSLQRISDHIVNIAYSVRSTTGSKTEALQAIEREMKKAGR, from the coding sequence TTGGAAAAAAGCGCAGGTTCAGGGATACGAAATCTTTTTAAGAAATTCAATAAAGATAGAATTCTTAATTATGGAATCGGAATAGGGGCTACCGCACTTGTCCAATCTTCTTCAGCGACTTCGATCATGACAGTCGGACTTGCCCATGCAAACATTGTAACCGTTAAGCAAGGCGCAGGCTTTATTTTAGGAGCAAAAGTGGGTACCACGCTTACAGCATTTTTATTTGCCCTTTCAGGCATCGGCAAAGGCAGTTTTAATATAAGCTATGTTTTTTCAGCGATTGCATTTGTTGGTGTTATGATTGTTTTTGCCACCAGCAACGAAACCCTTAATAAAATTGCACCATTGTTAATCGGATTTGGAATGTTGTTTATCGGAATGGAAGTAATGGAAACTGCAATCGGCGGTGCAGATTCTATGTTGAGTATTCAACTTTCAAAAGTATTTCAATATGATATCATGCAAAACCCTATCTTATTGGTTATATTAGGAATTCTCTTTACAGGCATCATACAGTCATCTACTGCAGCAACCGGTGTTTTTATCGCTTTCTTGGCTACGGGAGTTATTCACAGTATAGATCAATCGTTTTTCTTGGTGATGGGTGCAAATATAGGAACCTGTATTGATGGTATTATGGCTTCTTTAACCACTAATGCCAACGGGAAACGTATTGCACTATTCCATCTGATTACCAGCGTAATTGGCGCAGTATCATTTTTGATTATTCTAATTCTTTTCAGAACACCCATTATCGGCATATTTGAAAGTTTATTTCCTGGAAGACCCCAGTTTAGCCTTGCAACATACAATCTGATTTATAATAGTAATTACACCTTGGTGCTGCTTGTATTTATCGACCCATTAGTTGATTTTGTGACAAGTTTGGTGAAAGATAAGCAAGAGAAGCTGGAAGAAGTATCGTATATTGATGAGCGTTTCTTACAGACTCCGGCGGTTGCCATTGAACAAGCATTGAGAGAGTTGTATGATATGGCGATTCTCGCAAAGGAAAACCTTGATCGTTCATTTTCTTCATTGGTTAACGAAGATATGAGTGAAAGTAAAAAAATTGCCGAGACTGAATATCGTATTGATTTCTTAACCAATAAAATCACAAGTTTTTTAATTAAAATTTCCTCAGTTACTAAATTCGCTGGTGACGAAAAACTGATTGGCGGATTGCATCATGTAACAAACGACATTGAGAGGCTGGGCGATTACGCAGTTCTTTTGGCAAAAGAAACTAATTATATGAAAGAAAATAATGTGAAATTTTTAGATCAGACCAAAGAAGAGCTTAACAAAATTTACACACATATATCCGAAATGTTCGACTTAGGGTTTGATGCATTTACAAAGCGAAGAACCAAAAACTTCAAAATAATTTCAAACATCCATAAGGAAACTAAGAAATTAATATCTACTACCCGTGACGAACATGTGGTACGCCTAAGTTCCGAAATGTACCCTGTTGAGGTATCAAAAAGCATTTATAACGTCTTGTTTTCATTACAAAGAATATCGGATCATATTGTGAATATTGCTTATTCGGTTCGATCCACCACTGGAAGTAAAACAGAAGCTTTGCAAGCCATTGAAAGAGAAATGAAGAAAGCTGGAAGATAA
- a CDS encoding D-alanyl-D-alanine carboxypeptidase family protein yields MERKVRKKKSRIRRFVKFLMMVVIAVFAYRSFITQGSNQISEIEYEDRFPSIPLSKEPDFTAFISSDQLYSSNGILIRFTDDAVLMEKNSEEKIYPASLTKMMTVLVAIENLPDLDEKIKITWSMFEGLYEANASMAGFQAGEEVRAIDLLYGVMLPSGAESCIALADYIAGSEENFVRLMNQKAKELGMTDTHFENTTGLHSENHYTTVKDLAVLLRNALKNAAFRDIFTTFCYSVPPTNKHPDGITFYSTMFERLGIQSIVDGEILGGKTGYTDEAGLCLASLAKVGEEEYILITTGAKGNHFSEQYHIADALTVYNSIGKK; encoded by the coding sequence ATGGAACGAAAAGTAAGAAAGAAAAAATCAAGAATACGCAGATTTGTAAAGTTTCTGATGATGGTCGTCATTGCTGTTTTTGCTTATAGATCCTTTATCACACAAGGAAGCAATCAAATTTCTGAGATAGAGTATGAGGATAGATTCCCTTCGATTCCTCTGTCTAAAGAACCTGATTTTACTGCTTTTATATCTTCCGATCAGTTATACAGTTCGAATGGGATTTTGATACGGTTTACCGATGATGCTGTTTTGATGGAAAAAAACAGTGAAGAAAAAATCTATCCTGCGTCATTGACTAAAATGATGACAGTCCTTGTTGCGATAGAGAATTTACCTGATTTGGATGAAAAAATTAAAATTACCTGGTCCATGTTTGAAGGACTGTACGAAGCAAATGCGTCTATGGCAGGCTTCCAGGCAGGGGAAGAGGTAAGGGCAATCGATCTATTGTACGGAGTCATGCTGCCCAGCGGAGCAGAGAGCTGTATTGCCCTGGCTGACTATATAGCGGGATCAGAAGAGAATTTTGTACGATTAATGAATCAAAAGGCAAAGGAGCTTGGCATGACAGATACCCATTTTGAAAATACGACGGGACTCCACAGTGAAAACCACTATACAACAGTCAAAGATCTGGCTGTTCTTTTAAGAAATGCTCTGAAGAATGCTGCCTTCAGAGATATTTTTACTACATTTTGTTATTCTGTACCACCTACGAATAAGCATCCTGATGGGATAACCTTTTACAGCACCATGTTTGAAAGACTTGGTATTCAAAGCATTGTTGACGGAGAAATTTTAGGAGGAAAAACTGGATATACAGATGAAGCTGGTCTATGCCTTGCAAGTCTTGCAAAAGTGGGTGAGGAAGAATATATTCTTATTACAACCGGTGCAAAAGGAAATCATTTTTCGGAACAGTATCATATTGCTGATGCATTAACTGTGTACAACAGCATAGGAAAAAAATAA
- a CDS encoding VanZ family protein has product MEKNNQVKFTLGLFAVYLLVLIWIILFKMQFSFNTLPHFRGLNLIPFAGSVVRDNQLDYNEILLNVLIFIPFGLYLSMTKLNWSFWKRTILIASVSLLFELLQFIFAIGGADITDLIGNTLGGTIGIGVYTVSTKILKEKTNQILNILALIGTICILLLGIIAMRFITFKF; this is encoded by the coding sequence ATGGAAAAAAACAATCAAGTTAAATTTACACTTGGATTATTTGCAGTATATTTATTAGTTTTAATTTGGATTATTTTATTTAAAATGCAATTTTCTTTTAATACTTTACCACATTTTAGAGGACTGAATTTAATACCTTTTGCAGGCTCTGTTGTTAGAGACAATCAGCTGGATTATAATGAGATCCTATTAAATGTTTTGATATTCATACCTTTTGGACTGTATCTGAGTATGACAAAACTTAATTGGTCGTTTTGGAAAAGAACAATCTTAATAGCAAGTGTCAGTCTATTATTTGAACTATTACAATTTATATTTGCTATTGGAGGGGCTGATATAACAGATTTGATTGGCAACACCCTTGGAGGGACTATAGGGATAGGAGTATATACTGTATCTACTAAAATATTGAAAGAGAAAACAAACCAAATTTTAAATATTTTAGCCTTGATCGGAACGATATGTATTCTATTATTAGGAATCATCGCCATGAGATTTATTACTTTTAAATTTTAA
- the vanR gene encoding VanR-ABDEGLN family response regulator transcription factor — translation MNINILIVDDEQAIADLVEVYLKNENYNVFKFYNGRDALHCIEDKKIDLAILDVMLPDIDGFSICQKIRERHTFPVIMLTAKEEEIDKITGLTLGADDYVTKPFKPLELVARVKAQLRRFIKYNTTEPLREDKIIAFAGLFLNRDTRECTLNEKPLYLTPTEFSILWVLASNRGRVVSSEELFQEVWGEKYYTNSNNTVMVHIRHLREKMGDNAEHPKYIKTVWGVGYKIEK, via the coding sequence TTGAACATAAATATTTTAATTGTTGATGATGAACAGGCTATTGCCGATTTGGTTGAAGTTTATCTCAAAAATGAGAACTATAATGTTTTTAAATTTTATAACGGCAGAGATGCGCTTCATTGTATTGAGGATAAAAAAATAGACCTTGCCATTTTAGATGTTATGCTTCCCGATATAGACGGTTTTTCAATCTGTCAGAAAATCCGGGAAAGACATACATTCCCTGTGATTATGCTGACTGCAAAAGAAGAAGAAATTGATAAAATTACCGGACTGACCCTGGGTGCGGATGATTACGTAACAAAACCTTTTAAGCCGTTAGAGCTTGTTGCCCGTGTTAAAGCACAGCTGCGAAGATTTATCAAATACAATACTACTGAACCATTACGAGAAGATAAGATCATTGCATTTGCAGGTTTATTTTTAAATAGGGACACTCGCGAGTGCACACTGAACGAAAAGCCCCTCTATTTAACGCCTACAGAGTTTTCTATTCTATGGGTTCTGGCTTCCAATCGAGGACGGGTGGTAAGTTCTGAAGAGCTGTTTCAAGAGGTATGGGGAGAAAAGTATTACACCAACAGCAATAATACAGTAATGGTTCATATACGGCATTTAAGAGAAAAAATGGGCGATAATGCGGAGCACCCCAAATACATCAAAACGGTTTGGGGGGTTGGCTATAAAATTGAAAAGTAA
- the vanS gene encoding vancomycin resistance histidine kinase VanS: MAIKLKSKSDKRRNDYTKLKRKLFFQMLLITVTAAATVYLLRNILRGQIGDRIVQFLIHVFRFDYSIAYTIYQVVFRNNLDTILFVVTLIFLIIFFRFSISWFTQYFDELSIGMDQLLEESDEEITLAPELDFMENKLNQIKRNIEKQKKAALDAEKRKNDLVVYLAHDLKTPLTSVIGYLSLLNEAPDMPPEQKAKYVGITLEKAYRLEQLINEFFEITRFNLQTIVLNKEKINLLFMLQQMADEFYPILTPQGKQVSVHAPEGLTLWGDPDKLARVFNNILKNAIAYSYENSTIEISAKQEDNYIVISFTNQGNPIPQAKLDTIFEKFYRLDSARSTNTGGAGLGLAIAKEIVNAHEGTISVESNTENTVFTVKLPI, translated from the coding sequence TTGGCTATAAAATTGAAAAGTAAGAGCGATAAGAGAAGGAATGACTATACAAAATTAAAAAGGAAACTATTTTTTCAAATGCTTTTGATTACAGTTACTGCTGCTGCAACCGTTTATCTGCTGCGCAATATTCTGCGCGGCCAGATTGGAGATCGTATTGTCCAATTTCTAATCCATGTGTTTCGTTTTGATTATTCGATTGCATACACAATATATCAGGTGGTATTTCGCAACAATTTGGATACGATCCTTTTTGTTGTAACTCTGATATTTTTGATTATCTTTTTCCGATTTTCTATCTCTTGGTTTACACAATATTTTGATGAGCTTAGCATTGGAATGGATCAGCTTTTAGAGGAATCCGATGAGGAAATTACATTAGCACCAGAGTTAGATTTTATGGAAAATAAGCTTAACCAGATTAAAAGGAATATTGAAAAACAAAAGAAAGCCGCCCTTGATGCCGAGAAGCGCAAAAATGATTTAGTCGTTTACTTGGCTCACGATTTAAAGACACCTTTGACTTCTGTTATTGGATATTTGAGTCTTCTCAATGAAGCGCCAGATATGCCGCCTGAACAGAAGGCAAAATATGTAGGAATTACTTTGGAAAAAGCCTATCGCTTAGAGCAGCTTATTAATGAGTTTTTTGAAATCACAAGGTTCAATCTTCAAACGATTGTTTTAAATAAAGAAAAAATAAATTTACTTTTTATGCTCCAGCAGATGGCGGATGAATTCTATCCCATACTTACGCCACAAGGGAAGCAGGTATCAGTTCATGCGCCAGAGGGGCTTACTTTATGGGGAGATCCAGACAAACTCGCCCGTGTATTTAATAACATTTTGAAAAATGCGATAGCCTATAGCTATGAAAACAGCACCATTGAGATTTCTGCTAAACAAGAGGACAATTATATCGTAATATCTTTTACCAATCAGGGAAATCCAATCCCACAGGCAAAGCTTGACACCATTTTTGAGAAATTTTATCGCTTAGATTCCGCACGCTCCACAAACACTGGCGGAGCAGGACTTGGTTTAGCCATTGCCAAAGAAATTGTTAACGCCCACGAAGGGACAATCTCTGTAGAAAGCAACACAGAAAATACTGTATTTACAGTGAAGCTTCCGATATGA
- a CDS encoding NAD(P)/FAD-dependent oxidoreductase, translating into MSNNYSGSSRQILIIGSGAAGHSAAKAARAQDPEANIIIFGEENRLPYYRLRLCEYIGKNVDYDEIKINKDEWFEKNRIQVELSSKVTAIDPEAKKISVNGKEYNYDCLVLATGSTPIMPPFKGKELSGVHTMWTWEDIVEINKSLMSAKKAVVIGGGLLGLEAAHKISEMGIDVSLIEGMPRLLPKQLDEEGSEIFREKVQSLGISVYCGKSVTGFEGDHNGHVTQVRMADETLLEADVVIVSVGVAPNTAVFQNTGMSINRFVNVNEKMETSIKDIYAAGDVACVNGRWFGQWSVAGKQGQVAGTNAAGGNAVYKTTDVPYILATMGTRVVCSGDMGITQSDHSGEAYEIDQKIDKEQFNYSKLVFRNGVLVGYILVGEPAKAFNKLQQLMNTSVSVETINNILYNG; encoded by the coding sequence ATGAGTAACAATTATTCGGGAAGTTCAAGACAAATTCTGATTATCGGAAGCGGAGCAGCAGGACATTCAGCAGCAAAGGCAGCCAGAGCACAGGACCCAGAGGCTAACATAATTATATTTGGTGAAGAAAATCGCTTACCTTATTATAGGCTTCGTTTATGTGAGTACATTGGCAAGAATGTAGACTACGATGAAATTAAAATTAATAAAGATGAATGGTTTGAGAAAAACAGAATTCAGGTTGAGTTATCCTCAAAAGTTACAGCAATAGATCCCGAGGCTAAGAAAATCAGTGTAAATGGCAAAGAGTATAATTATGATTGCCTGGTACTGGCTACTGGCAGTACGCCGATTATGCCTCCTTTTAAGGGTAAGGAACTTTCGGGTGTCCATACTATGTGGACTTGGGAGGATATTGTAGAAATTAATAAGAGTCTTATGAGTGCCAAAAAGGCAGTTGTGATTGGTGGTGGACTGCTGGGACTTGAGGCCGCACATAAAATCTCTGAGATGGGCATTGATGTATCATTGATCGAAGGGATGCCAAGACTTTTGCCCAAACAACTGGATGAGGAAGGTTCAGAAATATTTAGAGAGAAGGTACAAAGTTTAGGTATATCCGTGTATTGTGGGAAATCTGTGACCGGATTTGAAGGGGATCATAATGGACATGTTACACAAGTGCGCATGGCAGATGAGACGTTGCTTGAAGCCGATGTTGTGATTGTATCGGTTGGTGTTGCACCTAATACTGCTGTATTCCAAAATACTGGTATGAGTATAAACCGATTTGTGAATGTTAATGAAAAAATGGAGACAAGCATTAAGGATATCTATGCGGCAGGGGACGTAGCGTGCGTCAACGGCAGATGGTTTGGACAATGGTCAGTAGCTGGCAAACAGGGACAGGTTGCGGGAACAAATGCCGCAGGAGGAAATGCTGTCTACAAAACAACGGACGTTCCTTATATACTTGCCACCATGGGAACAAGAGTAGTATGTTCAGGGGATATGGGGATTACTCAGTCGGATCATTCTGGAGAAGCTTATGAAATAGACCAAAAGATTGACAAAGAACAATTTAACTATTCCAAACTTGTATTCCGCAACGGGGTGTTGGTTGGATATATTCTTGTTGGGGAACCGGCAAAAGCTTTCAATAAACTTCAGCAACTGATGAATACCAGTGTGAGTGTTGAAACTATAAATAATATTTTATATAATGGATAA